In Candidatus Effluviviaceae Genus I sp., a single window of DNA contains:
- a CDS encoding PEP-CTERM sorting domain-containing protein — MKNCTIGRTALVVVAAIAALLVPSLGFAYHGVLLSTDFGILGTGRWITPGPMSLAWWVTPNADNSWHYRYLLAHPPGETSHFILEVSSNFTANDIFNAQGHFGAWELSTFTGGPGNPGMPGPMYGIKFDEAYGNETVIEFDSWRAPMWGDFYAKDGAVPGQPGVFNAAWNAGFLAADPTAPVSDGSYMGHLLVPDTHETPPVPEPSTLLLLGSGLVGVLAAARRRRG, encoded by the coding sequence ATGAAGAACTGCACCATCGGCCGCACAGCTCTCGTCGTCGTGGCCGCGATCGCGGCGCTGCTGGTTCCGTCGCTCGGGTTCGCGTATCACGGCGTGCTGCTGAGCACGGACTTCGGGATCCTGGGGACCGGGAGGTGGATCACGCCGGGGCCCATGTCGCTCGCGTGGTGGGTGACCCCGAACGCGGACAACTCGTGGCACTACCGCTACCTGCTGGCTCACCCGCCGGGTGAGACGAGCCACTTCATCCTCGAGGTCTCGAGCAACTTCACCGCGAACGACATCTTCAATGCGCAGGGTCACTTCGGCGCATGGGAACTGAGCACGTTTACGGGTGGTCCCGGCAACCCGGGGATGCCCGGCCCGATGTACGGCATCAAGTTCGACGAGGCGTACGGCAACGAGACGGTCATCGAGTTCGACAGCTGGCGCGCCCCGATGTGGGGTGACTTCTACGCGAAGGACGGCGCCGTTCCCGGACAGCCCGGCGTGTTCAACGCAGCCTGGAACGCCGGCTTCCTCGCAGCCGATCCGACGGCGCCGGTGAGTGACGGCTCCTACATGGGACACCTCCTCGTTCCCGACACGCATGAGACTCCGCCTGTTCCCGAGCCGTCCACGCTGCTCCTGCTCGGCAGCGGGCTCGTCGGTGTTCTCGCGGCAGCCCGCAGGCGTCGCGGCTAG
- a CDS encoding T9SS type A sorting domain-containing protein, producing MKRMTSAACVLLAVLAVMVGSRAASGRNNIRTTFLNNYPAVVGTQLDDLPSKTDHCGVCHFNFNGGGARNPYGARIEVGLNGGLNNLQAIVAAEGYDSDVDGFTSLVEITHIGTFANTPTFPGLSSANVGSTSNTPLAQIQPYLTPAGGPDTTPPDVTVITPNGGQSIAAESTYAVTYTASDAGGVSHVDVFLSEDAGVTFKPVATSQPPAGGYSWFVPNRPGSANRIRVVAYDTAGNAGHDDSDASFTITATPAGYVPTTLRDVDLPGTQPHEGAIFDDPDLNCGTCHGNYNSAVEPWYNWRGSMMAQAARDPLFLACLAVAEQDAPSVGDLCIRCHTPGGWQEGRSVDTSAGLLTAKDRHGVQCDFCHRAVDHNYVAGVSPARDADVLATVSPVPLQYGNGQFVNDWAAIRRGPYSDAPASHDVVESPYHRSSDLCGVCHDVSNPVFAAAGPGNYVPTAFDQPHPDFDVRNMGPVERTYSEWSQSEYASVGVYAPQFAGNKPGGVVSTCQDCHMRDVVGAGANEEGTPTRTDLALHDLMGGNTFVTDIVGMFYPSEVDAGQLAAARDRAVSMLQKAVSLTVTPEDFGVTVRVTNETGHKLPSGYPEGRRIWLNVRAYDALGQMVFESGEYNATTGVLHHDEQAVVYEIHGGLSPALALALGLPTGPSFHFVLNDTVYHDNRIPPRGFTNAAFQTIQSPPVGHAYADGQHWHEAGYNLPAEAESAHVTLYYQTTSKEYVEFLRDANTTNSAGQDLYNAWIAQGRAAPVAMAHARVAVDVLADVPEAPGEAFAFTLESIYPNPFNPAGTLRYSLAERSRVRIAVYDVAGRLVRTLVDEVRDVGRHAVAWDGRSDAGTDLASAVYFVRYDAGGRTVLRKAALLR from the coding sequence GTGAAGCGCATGACATCCGCGGCCTGTGTCCTGCTGGCGGTTCTCGCCGTCATGGTGGGCTCGCGCGCGGCGTCCGGGAGAAACAACATCCGCACCACGTTCCTCAATAACTACCCAGCGGTCGTCGGCACGCAGCTCGACGACCTGCCGAGCAAGACCGACCACTGCGGCGTCTGCCACTTCAACTTCAACGGCGGTGGAGCTCGGAATCCCTACGGAGCCCGCATCGAGGTCGGACTCAACGGCGGCCTCAACAACCTCCAGGCGATCGTCGCGGCCGAAGGCTACGACTCCGACGTCGACGGGTTCACAAGTCTGGTGGAGATCACCCACATCGGCACCTTCGCGAACACGCCGACGTTCCCGGGGCTGTCGTCGGCCAATGTGGGCAGCACGTCGAACACCCCGCTCGCGCAGATCCAGCCGTACCTCACGCCTGCGGGCGGGCCGGACACGACGCCGCCCGACGTGACGGTGATCACGCCGAACGGCGGGCAGAGCATCGCGGCCGAATCCACCTACGCGGTCACCTACACCGCGAGCGACGCGGGCGGCGTGTCCCACGTGGACGTGTTCCTGTCCGAGGACGCTGGCGTCACCTTCAAGCCGGTCGCCACATCGCAGCCGCCCGCCGGAGGCTACTCCTGGTTCGTTCCGAACAGGCCGGGCTCCGCGAACAGGATCCGCGTCGTGGCCTACGACACCGCCGGGAATGCCGGCCACGACGACAGCGACGCGTCCTTCACGATCACGGCCACGCCCGCAGGGTACGTCCCGACGACGCTCCGTGACGTGGACCTTCCCGGGACGCAGCCGCACGAAGGAGCCATCTTCGATGATCCGGACTTGAACTGCGGAACGTGCCACGGGAACTACAACTCCGCCGTTGAGCCCTGGTACAACTGGCGCGGGAGCATGATGGCCCAGGCCGCGAGGGACCCCCTCTTCCTCGCCTGCCTGGCCGTCGCCGAGCAGGACGCCCCCTCGGTCGGCGATCTCTGCATCCGCTGCCACACGCCGGGCGGTTGGCAGGAGGGCCGGTCGGTGGACACGAGCGCCGGACTGCTGACTGCCAAGGACCGCCACGGCGTGCAGTGCGACTTCTGCCATCGCGCCGTTGACCACAACTACGTCGCGGGCGTGAGCCCAGCACGCGACGCCGACGTTCTTGCGACCGTGTCTCCGGTTCCGCTTCAGTACGGCAACGGCCAGTTCGTGAACGACTGGGCCGCCATCAGGCGAGGTCCGTACTCCGACGCCCCGGCGAGCCACGACGTCGTCGAGTCGCCCTACCACAGGTCGTCGGATCTCTGCGGGGTCTGTCACGACGTGAGCAATCCCGTCTTCGCCGCGGCAGGGCCCGGCAACTACGTTCCGACCGCCTTCGATCAGCCGCATCCGGACTTCGACGTCCGCAACATGGGACCGGTCGAGCGCACGTACAGCGAGTGGTCTCAGAGCGAGTACGCGTCCGTCGGCGTCTACGCGCCGCAGTTCGCGGGCAACAAGCCGGGGGGCGTGGTGTCAACATGCCAGGACTGCCACATGCGTGACGTTGTCGGCGCCGGCGCCAACGAGGAGGGGACGCCCACGCGGACGGACCTCGCGCTTCACGACCTCATGGGCGGCAACACGTTCGTCACCGACATCGTCGGGATGTTCTACCCCAGCGAAGTGGACGCCGGGCAACTCGCGGCCGCCCGTGACCGGGCCGTGTCGATGCTGCAGAAGGCAGTGTCGCTCACGGTGACCCCTGAGGACTTCGGCGTGACGGTGCGCGTGACCAACGAGACCGGCCACAAGCTCCCGTCCGGATACCCCGAGGGCAGGAGGATCTGGCTGAACGTGCGGGCCTACGACGCGCTGGGTCAGATGGTCTTCGAGTCCGGGGAGTACAACGCGACCACGGGCGTCCTGCACCACGATGAGCAGGCCGTGGTGTACGAGATCCACGGCGGGTTGAGCCCCGCGTTGGCGCTGGCGCTTGGCCTTCCGACGGGCCCGTCGTTCCACTTCGTGCTGAACGACACGGTGTACCATGACAACCGGATCCCCCCGCGCGGCTTCACGAACGCGGCGTTCCAGACGATCCAGTCTCCTCCTGTGGGCCATGCGTACGCGGACGGCCAGCACTGGCACGAGGCCGGGTACAACCTGCCGGCCGAGGCCGAGAGCGCCCATGTGACGCTGTACTACCAGACGACGAGCAAGGAATACGTGGAGTTCCTGCGGGACGCGAACACGACGAACTCCGCCGGGCAGGACCTCTACAACGCATGGATTGCGCAGGGCAGGGCCGCGCCCGTCGCCATGGCGCACGCCCGGGTGGCGGTGGATGTGCTCGCGGATGTTCCGGAGGCGCCCGGCGAGGCGTTCGCGTTCACCCTGGAGAGCATCTACCCGAACCCGTTCAATCCGGCGGGAACCCTGCGCTACTCGCTCGCCGAGCGCAGTCGGGTGCGCATCGCCGTGTACGATGTCGCCGGGCGGCTGGTCCGCACGCTCGTAGATGAAGTCCGTGACGTCGGGCGGCACGCCGTGGCATGGGACGGTCGCTCCGACGCCGGAACAGACCTTGCGTCCGCCGTCTACTTCGTCCGCTACGACGCGGGTGGGCGGACCGTCCTGAGGAAGGCCGCATTGCTTAGGTAG
- a CDS encoding right-handed parallel beta-helix repeat-containing protein: MRPTTRPATRVANVLVMVFFAAALLVPAARAAEAEWPITPEKEEELQLIRAAIEQAGANWTADHTSMSVLPREELARRLGNVVPPDVRAMLDTLRPNPEDLGRRYPTVWDWRTMSGTTDVRNQGSCGSCWAFAAVGATEGNLRILEGARYDLSEQQGLDCNTYGSSCDGGWAGSVYQLYRHPGAVLETCYPYVASETACRQDQCEKVVIIDGYQSIAGSVDSYKAALMQGPISTSFAVYEDFDEYSGGCYTHTWGAYVGGHAVTVVGWDDTMCGGQGAWICKNSWGTSWGLGGWFYIKYNEVGINSGGERPLNPHLRRVRLVPTEYATVQAAIDASQRGDVIRVAGGTYTGNVTLPDYRSLYGGYDPTFTVRDPEMYPTVLDGGGSGNVLSVQTANKIVVDGFVIRNSGSASAGIYARNSEIVVRNCEVYNCYRGVYVLSGSGSSTQGDAIIEYCTIRNNTGPGVVINNPNNPHAYVLWSVIYGNALNGIYVTGKPTDIINCTVAYNGSSGIDYRSTSGSPIRDNIIANNSGYGITCTSASPVITYNDVWGNTTGQYNGCSGGAGSISVNPMFCDGPGGVVSVHALSPTRGTSSDGHNMGALGIGCPQGPQGLSVTQAGASLSLAWTPPDWRDAVDHYVVYRDTIMVAVTAVATVSAPDTTFTDITIPGCVAHNYWVAAVDTNGVEGATSSRRSGELCYAGPESIAVTYTDDGNIVEWLAAAGPVAYYVIERGDLSVEPDSLAMVPGGQTVYLDADVGACPRNSFSYRVLPVYDTGWRGLISLTKDVNPAPAAPTGLVAEWEGTSVRLTWSPNCESDMQRYRVYMSSAPFWPPLNEQLVVGFTQDTTFVRPNLNPSNKYFFRVVASDRSVQYSEYSDMAWVGQGQVLNVPSPYGTIQAAIDAAAVLDTVLVAPGTYDEAITLKDNVTVLSTGGASVTAITRASGDVVTATVLHGLTVLEGFTVNGLGTATNGLSAAGSDIVVRDCVFRGATTGAKFEMGGAPLLDGNEFTANANGVVCWDTAEPRLMRNSIYGNTRGIRSYGEPGPLVGGSLADANDFWSNTRHIANYSEEGAVVRAEYNYWGNDCVDPAWFYGAVDYVPWTDAGHTTVYTECLSGVVGEWRVDASYNYPNPFNPTTAISFTVPAPGADVRLTVYDLAGRVVRTLVSGAVEGGEHVAVWNGRDEAGRPVGSGVYFYRLTVGGTSVERKMVMLK; encoded by the coding sequence ATGCGACCCACGACACGGCCCGCGACGCGAGTCGCCAACGTCCTCGTGATGGTGTTCTTCGCCGCCGCCCTGCTGGTTCCAGCGGCACGTGCCGCCGAAGCCGAGTGGCCGATCACACCCGAGAAGGAGGAGGAGCTGCAGCTCATCCGGGCGGCCATCGAGCAGGCGGGCGCGAACTGGACCGCGGACCACACGTCCATGTCCGTGCTGCCCCGTGAGGAACTTGCCCGGCGACTCGGCAACGTCGTGCCGCCGGACGTGCGCGCCATGCTGGACACACTCCGCCCGAATCCCGAGGATCTCGGCAGACGCTACCCGACCGTGTGGGACTGGCGCACGATGTCGGGCACGACCGACGTGAGGAACCAGGGGAGCTGCGGGAGCTGCTGGGCTTTCGCCGCCGTCGGCGCGACGGAGGGCAATCTCAGGATCCTCGAAGGCGCCCGCTACGACCTGTCTGAGCAGCAGGGCCTGGACTGCAACACCTATGGCTCCAGCTGCGACGGTGGGTGGGCCGGCTCGGTGTACCAGCTGTACAGGCACCCGGGCGCGGTGCTCGAGACCTGCTACCCGTATGTGGCAAGCGAGACCGCCTGCCGACAGGACCAGTGCGAGAAGGTCGTCATCATCGACGGCTACCAGTCCATCGCCGGGAGTGTGGACTCGTACAAGGCGGCGCTCATGCAAGGCCCCATCTCCACGAGCTTCGCCGTCTACGAGGACTTCGACGAGTACAGCGGCGGCTGCTACACGCACACGTGGGGCGCCTACGTCGGCGGCCACGCGGTGACGGTCGTCGGTTGGGACGACACGATGTGCGGCGGGCAGGGCGCGTGGATCTGCAAGAACAGCTGGGGGACGAGCTGGGGCCTCGGCGGGTGGTTCTACATCAAGTACAACGAGGTCGGCATCAACTCGGGCGGCGAGAGGCCGCTCAACCCGCACCTGCGCCGCGTCCGCCTCGTGCCGACGGAGTACGCGACCGTCCAGGCGGCCATCGACGCGTCGCAGCGCGGCGACGTGATCCGCGTCGCCGGCGGGACGTACACGGGCAACGTCACGCTTCCGGACTACCGCTCGCTCTACGGCGGCTACGATCCGACGTTCACGGTGCGCGACCCCGAGATGTACCCGACCGTCCTCGACGGCGGTGGATCGGGGAACGTTCTCTCCGTACAGACGGCGAACAAGATCGTCGTCGACGGCTTCGTGATCAGGAACTCCGGCAGCGCGTCCGCGGGCATCTACGCCCGGAACAGCGAGATCGTCGTGCGCAACTGCGAGGTGTACAACTGCTACCGCGGCGTGTACGTGCTCTCCGGGTCCGGGAGTTCCACGCAGGGCGACGCCATCATCGAGTACTGCACGATTCGCAACAACACCGGCCCCGGGGTCGTGATCAACAACCCGAACAACCCGCACGCGTACGTGCTGTGGTCGGTGATCTACGGCAACGCCCTGAACGGCATCTACGTGACGGGCAAGCCGACGGACATCATCAACTGCACGGTGGCGTACAACGGCTCGAGCGGCATCGACTACCGGTCCACGTCGGGGAGCCCGATCAGGGACAACATCATCGCCAACAACTCCGGCTACGGCATCACCTGCACGAGCGCCTCGCCGGTGATCACCTACAACGACGTCTGGGGCAACACCACCGGGCAGTACAACGGGTGCAGCGGCGGAGCCGGCTCCATCTCGGTGAACCCGATGTTCTGCGACGGCCCCGGCGGGGTCGTCTCCGTGCACGCGCTCTCGCCGACCAGGGGGACGAGTTCCGACGGGCACAACATGGGGGCGCTGGGGATCGGCTGCCCGCAGGGTCCGCAGGGGCTCTCGGTGACCCAGGCGGGCGCGTCGCTGTCGCTTGCGTGGACGCCGCCCGACTGGCGGGACGCCGTGGATCACTACGTGGTGTACCGTGACACGATCATGGTCGCGGTCACGGCGGTGGCGACCGTGTCGGCGCCGGACACGACGTTCACGGACATCACGATCCCCGGGTGCGTGGCGCACAACTACTGGGTGGCCGCGGTGGACACGAACGGCGTCGAGGGCGCGACGTCGAGCCGGCGCTCGGGGGAGCTGTGCTACGCCGGTCCGGAGAGCATCGCGGTGACCTACACGGACGACGGCAACATCGTCGAGTGGCTGGCGGCGGCGGGTCCGGTGGCGTACTACGTCATCGAGCGCGGCGACCTCTCGGTCGAGCCCGATTCGCTCGCGATGGTCCCGGGTGGGCAGACCGTCTACCTGGATGCCGACGTGGGCGCGTGCCCGCGCAACAGCTTCTCGTATCGCGTCCTCCCGGTCTATGACACCGGCTGGCGAGGTCTCATCAGCCTGACGAAGGACGTGAACCCGGCGCCCGCCGCGCCCACGGGGCTCGTCGCCGAGTGGGAGGGCACGTCGGTGCGCCTCACGTGGTCGCCGAACTGCGAGAGCGACATGCAGCGGTACCGCGTGTACATGAGCAGCGCCCCGTTCTGGCCGCCGCTCAACGAGCAGCTCGTCGTCGGGTTCACGCAGGACACGACGTTCGTGCGTCCGAACCTGAACCCGAGCAACAAGTACTTCTTCCGGGTCGTGGCCTCCGACCGCTCGGTCCAGTACAGCGAGTACTCCGACATGGCGTGGGTCGGTCAGGGGCAGGTCCTCAATGTGCCGTCGCCGTACGGGACGATCCAGGCTGCCATCGACGCCGCGGCGGTGCTGGACACGGTGCTGGTGGCGCCGGGGACGTACGACGAAGCGATCACGCTCAAGGACAACGTGACGGTGCTTTCGACCGGCGGCGCGTCGGTGACGGCGATCACGCGGGCCAGCGGGGACGTTGTCACCGCCACGGTCCTTCACGGCCTCACCGTGCTTGAGGGGTTCACGGTGAACGGGCTCGGGACCGCGACGAACGGGCTGTCGGCGGCGGGTTCCGACATCGTTGTGCGCGACTGCGTGTTCAGAGGCGCGACGACCGGGGCGAAGTTCGAGATGGGCGGCGCGCCGCTGCTTGACGGGAACGAGTTCACGGCGAACGCGAACGGCGTCGTGTGCTGGGACACGGCCGAGCCGCGACTGATGCGGAACTCGATCTACGGGAACACGCGTGGCATTCGCAGCTACGGTGAGCCTGGCCCGCTCGTCGGCGGGAGCCTGGCGGACGCCAACGACTTCTGGTCGAACACGCGGCACATCGCGAACTACAGCGAAGAGGGCGCGGTCGTGCGGGCCGAGTACAACTACTGGGGCAACGACTGCGTGGATCCGGCGTGGTTCTACGGCGCCGTGGACTACGTCCCGTGGACCGACGCCGGGCACACGACGGTGTACACGGAGTGCCTGAGCGGCGTCGTCGGCGAGTGGCGGGTGGACGCGAGCTACAACTACCCGAACCCGTTCAACCCGACGACGGCGATCAGCTTCACGGTGCCGGCGCCGGGGGCCGATGTGCGACTGACGGTCTACGACCTTGCGGGCCGCGTCGTGCGGACGCTCGTGTCGGGCGCGGTCGAGGGCGGCGAGCACGTGGCGGTGTGGAACGGGCGCGACGAAGCGGGCCGCCCCGTGGGGTCGGGCGTGTACTTCTACAGACTCACCGTCGGCGGGACGAGCGTCGAGCGGAAGATGGTCATGCTGAAGTGA
- a CDS encoding NAD(P)/FAD-dependent oxidoreductase yields MRHQIPDRADALVVGAGTGGAVAARRIAASGLRVLLIERHHARDVGRKVCGNALAGDGVAAVQRRIPPPAGAEVAMRVSGATVVLPDGRSTVELPGEGVILNRLVFGQRLLRDAAEAGVEIADECTCVGWSDREAGRVRVRLVGDREAEVTAKVVIDATGYRGLLTRSGGPSREDTLARDQVGIAYREIAPVTESFGPDARVVIVPSPEGAEGGYGWVFPMGDRLANLGVGAQLSGTARTIRDAFVRFRERPGGPRVLAALEGGLGMLPLRPPLASMVGDRFMTVGDAACQANPLHGGGIAPSIIGGAMAGEVAVRASGRGAASAGALWPYNVAFMKEVGSVHAAHDVLRRFLAGLSPRDFTALAAAVAQAGDAGALAGPSARPASNALRLLGAIGARPGLAVAFARTARLMESVRRVYEGYPDAPAGLDAWRRRVGALMRRVGGMGGG; encoded by the coding sequence ATGCGGCACCAGATTCCTGACAGGGCCGATGCGCTCGTGGTCGGGGCGGGCACCGGCGGTGCGGTGGCTGCCCGGCGCATCGCCGCGTCCGGTCTCCGCGTGCTTCTCATCGAGAGGCATCACGCGCGGGACGTCGGGCGCAAGGTCTGCGGCAACGCCCTGGCGGGGGACGGCGTGGCGGCCGTGCAGAGACGCATACCGCCTCCGGCCGGCGCCGAGGTCGCCATGCGCGTCTCGGGTGCCACGGTCGTCCTGCCCGACGGGCGGTCCACCGTCGAGCTGCCCGGCGAGGGGGTGATCCTGAACCGCCTCGTCTTCGGGCAGCGCCTCCTTCGTGACGCGGCGGAGGCGGGAGTTGAGATCGCAGACGAGTGCACATGCGTCGGCTGGTCGGATCGTGAGGCAGGAAGGGTGAGAGTCCGGCTGGTCGGCGACCGCGAGGCCGAGGTCACCGCCAAGGTGGTCATCGATGCGACGGGCTACCGCGGCCTGCTCACGAGAAGCGGCGGGCCCTCGCGCGAGGACACGCTGGCGCGCGACCAAGTGGGCATCGCCTACCGCGAGATCGCGCCCGTCACTGAGTCGTTCGGACCCGACGCCCGAGTCGTCATCGTCCCTTCACCGGAAGGCGCCGAGGGCGGGTATGGATGGGTCTTCCCGATGGGCGATCGCCTCGCCAACCTCGGCGTCGGCGCACAGCTCTCCGGAACCGCGAGGACGATCAGGGACGCCTTCGTGCGATTCAGGGAGCGACCCGGAGGCCCACGCGTGCTCGCCGCGCTCGAAGGCGGGCTCGGGATGCTGCCGCTCCGCCCTCCCCTGGCGAGCATGGTCGGCGACCGGTTCATGACCGTCGGCGACGCCGCCTGCCAGGCGAACCCGCTCCACGGAGGAGGCATCGCGCCCTCCATCATCGGCGGCGCGATGGCGGGCGAAGTGGCGGTGCGCGCCTCGGGGCGCGGCGCAGCATCGGCGGGAGCCTTGTGGCCCTACAACGTGGCGTTCATGAAGGAGGTCGGCTCCGTCCACGCGGCGCACGATGTGCTGCGCCGCTTTCTCGCCGGCCTGTCGCCGCGCGACTTCACCGCCCTTGCCGCCGCGGTCGCGCAGGCCGGTGACGCCGGCGCGCTCGCGGGCCCGTCGGCGCGGCCCGCATCGAACGCCCTTCGCCTCCTCGGCGCGATCGGAGCGCGGCCGGGCCTTGCGGTGGCGTTCGCAAGAACCGCGCGCCTCATGGAGAGCGTCCGCCGCGTGTACGAGGGATACCCGGACGCGCCCGCGGGGCTCGATGCGTGGCGGCGCCGCGTCGGCGCGCTCATGAGGAGAGTGGGAGGGATGGGAGGAGGGTGA
- a CDS encoding glycosyltransferase family 4 protein produces the protein MAHGAAPAPLLRVLAIYPWPSFWSMGEGRGAAAFFLSVTSFPAHGHEMHVLMPGPPDAPVEGDYHGVHLHRIATRADFMPERGRSRVVQHARILGSYVLWRRLALRAGLALAARVRPDVVFGMGAHSAPVARSIAAARGVPNVTRLFGTGLGEVLHDPVKRALRYPEIIAFRTSADAFIMCDDGSGGDEIALRYGVPAERLVFLPDGVDKTRFAAAPDRDAARRSLKLPSGAGVVLSVSRLHHEKRVDRLLAAAPAVLAARPDTAFVIVGDGEEAPRLRAMARDLGIVASVTFAGSVPVDDLPTFYAASDLFVTVSERTNVLNPLNEAMMAGLPVVALNTGRTSDVVRDGQNGVLLDRHDLARLGQVIVDLLSGGSTRAALGARAREDANRRLPSIEERQAKEVEVVLGVVRASRSAGAR, from the coding sequence ATGGCCCACGGTGCTGCACCTGCCCCGCTGCTGCGCGTTCTCGCCATCTACCCGTGGCCGTCCTTCTGGTCCATGGGGGAGGGGCGGGGCGCAGCGGCGTTCTTCCTCTCCGTCACGAGCTTCCCCGCGCACGGCCACGAGATGCACGTTCTCATGCCCGGGCCGCCCGACGCCCCGGTCGAGGGGGACTACCACGGTGTCCACCTGCACCGTATTGCCACGCGGGCGGACTTCATGCCGGAGCGAGGCAGAAGCCGCGTCGTCCAGCACGCGCGCATCCTCGGCTCCTATGTTCTGTGGCGGCGTCTCGCGCTCCGCGCCGGCCTCGCGCTCGCGGCGCGGGTCCGGCCCGACGTGGTGTTCGGGATGGGCGCGCACAGCGCCCCGGTCGCCCGTTCGATCGCCGCGGCGCGAGGCGTTCCGAACGTGACCAGGCTCTTCGGCACCGGGCTCGGAGAGGTGCTCCACGATCCTGTGAAGCGCGCGCTCCGGTACCCGGAGATCATCGCGTTCAGGACCTCGGCCGACGCCTTCATCATGTGCGACGACGGCTCCGGGGGGGACGAGATCGCTCTGCGCTACGGCGTGCCTGCGGAGCGGCTCGTGTTCCTGCCGGACGGTGTGGACAAGACGAGGTTCGCGGCAGCGCCCGACCGGGACGCCGCCCGCCGAAGCCTGAAGCTCCCGTCCGGCGCGGGCGTTGTCCTCTCGGTGTCGAGGCTCCACCACGAGAAGCGCGTTGACCGGCTGCTTGCCGCCGCCCCGGCCGTGCTCGCGGCCAGGCCGGACACGGCCTTTGTGATCGTGGGGGACGGCGAGGAGGCCCCGCGTCTCCGCGCCATGGCCCGGGACCTCGGCATCGTCGCGAGCGTGACCTTCGCGGGGTCCGTGCCGGTGGACGACCTGCCGACCTTCTACGCGGCGTCCGACCTGTTCGTCACCGTCTCGGAGAGGACCAACGTGCTGAACCCGCTCAACGAGGCGATGATGGCGGGACTCCCCGTGGTCGCGCTCAACACGGGGAGAACGTCCGATGTCGTCCGGGACGGCCAGAACGGCGTTCTCCTCGACCGGCATGACCTCGCCCGGCTGGGGCAGGTGATCGTCGACCTGCTCTCGGGCGGATCAACGCGCGCCGCGCTCGGCGCGCGCGCGAGGGAGGACGCGAACCGGAGGCTTCCGAGCATCGAGGAGCGGCAGGCGAAGGAGGTCGAGGTCGTGCTCGGCGTCGTGCGCGCATCGCGCTCCGCGGGGGCGCGCTAG
- a CDS encoding polysaccharide biosynthesis C-terminal domain-containing protein: MQESLEDGVVERAGRSVLRHSIMTFGTRVAIVLVNVPTSILIARLLGVQGQGAYSSSVILPTLFAFAGLLGVDSAHTFLLSRREFSRAQVNGQSLLLAGVLAAVITPLYLVFLRFYNAAADPGLRSVLTVGATLIPVLLAKYLAVAFLLGLEDIRRFNLANLLQAAALLALMAANLLVFRGGVRGAIVAYATSELAATGVGVAVACRAAHGGRLVERPPRVLLRRSLVYGLQGHLGNILVLFTYRFDTFLVLSMAGLPAQGLYSIAVVLAEKLSHIPESIQVVLFPRLAALDAKEANRLTPRAVRSSLLATTVAAVALWLLSRPLLLLFFGEEFLGSLGALRVLLPGVVMLSVGKILSTDFSGRDRRVYYTVGTAIAFAINVVLGVLWIPRWGIVGAAWASTVAYTVQAAVMLAFFRRLSGKGALETVVPGREEAAVFLGLLRKALGRR; the protein is encoded by the coding sequence ATGCAGGAGTCGCTCGAGGACGGCGTCGTGGAACGCGCGGGCAGGTCGGTCCTGCGCCACAGCATCATGACGTTCGGGACGCGGGTCGCGATCGTCCTCGTCAACGTCCCGACCTCGATCCTCATCGCGCGCCTCCTCGGCGTGCAGGGACAGGGCGCCTATTCGTCGAGCGTCATCCTCCCCACGCTGTTCGCGTTCGCGGGGCTCCTCGGCGTCGACTCCGCGCACACCTTCCTCCTGTCGAGGCGGGAGTTCTCCAGGGCGCAGGTGAACGGCCAGAGCCTTCTGCTCGCGGGCGTTCTGGCCGCGGTCATCACGCCGCTCTACCTCGTGTTCCTCCGCTTCTACAACGCGGCCGCCGATCCGGGGCTCAGGTCCGTGCTCACCGTCGGGGCGACGCTCATCCCGGTGCTGCTCGCGAAGTACCTCGCCGTGGCGTTCCTCCTCGGTCTCGAGGACATCAGGCGGTTCAACCTCGCGAACCTGCTGCAGGCCGCCGCGCTGCTCGCGCTCATGGCGGCGAATCTCCTCGTGTTCCGGGGCGGCGTGCGGGGGGCGATCGTCGCATACGCCACGAGCGAGCTGGCGGCGACCGGCGTCGGCGTGGCCGTGGCGTGCCGCGCGGCACACGGGGGACGCCTTGTGGAGCGCCCGCCCCGCGTGCTGCTCCGCCGCTCGCTGGTCTACGGCCTGCAGGGGCACCTGGGTAACATCCTCGTGCTCTTCACGTACCGCTTCGACACCTTTCTCGTGCTGTCCATGGCCGGGCTGCCGGCGCAGGGCCTCTACTCGATCGCCGTGGTCCTCGCCGAGAAGCTCTCGCACATTCCCGAGTCGATCCAGGTCGTGCTCTTCCCGCGGCTGGCCGCGCTTGACGCGAAGGAGGCGAACCGCCTCACCCCGCGCGCGGTGAGGAGCTCGCTGCTTGCGACGACGGTCGCGGCCGTCGCGCTCTGGCTGCTCAGCAGACCGCTCCTTCTCCTCTTTTTCGGCGAGGAGTTCCTGGGCTCGCTGGGAGCGCTGCGCGTCCTGCTGCCCGGCGTCGTCATGCTCTCGGTGGGGAAGATCCTCTCGACGGACTTCTCGGGGCGCGACCGGCGCGTGTACTACACCGTGGGGACGGCGATCGCGTTCGCGATCAACGTCGTCCTCGGCGTGCTGTGGATCCCGCGCTGGGGGATCGTGGGGGCGGCGTGGGCGTCCACCGTCGCGTACACGGTGCAGGCCGCGGTGATGCTCGCGTTCTTCAGGAGGCTGTCCGGCAAGGGCGCCCTCGAGACCGTCGTCCCGGGGCGCGAGGAGGCCGCGGTGTTCCTCGGCCTTCTGCGGAAGGCGCTGGGGCGGCGCTGA